The Bos javanicus breed banteng chromosome 18, ARS-OSU_banteng_1.0, whole genome shotgun sequence genome has a segment encoding these proteins:
- the CHST4 gene encoding carbohydrate sulfotransferase 4, producing MIPPKRMKLLLFLASQMAIFILFILVYSHDDNSLQVKEEPKSPHTHVLVLSSWRSGSSFVGQLFGQHPDVFYLMEPAWHVWMTFTQSTAQRLHMAVRDLIRAVFLCDMSVFDAYMNPGPRKQSSLFQWDGSRALCSPPACNLFPRDKIIPQAHCRILCHQQPFEVVEEACRTYSHVVLKEVRFFNLQVLYPLLRDPSLNLHIVHLVRDPRAVFRSREHTTNELKIDSHIVMGQHWQKLKEEDQPYYAMQVICQSQLEIFKAVQSLPKALRQRYLLVRYEDLVRDPLGQTARMYEYVGLKFLPRLQTWVHNITRGKGMGKHAFHTNARNALNVSQAWRWSLPYKKVFRLQKVCRNTMNLLGYHLVTSDQEQKNLSLDLLSTWSPYELVYQED from the coding sequence ATGATACCGCCCAAAAGAATGAAGCTCCTGCTGTtcctggcttcccagatggccatCTTCATTCTGTTCATCCTTGTGTACTCCCATGATGACAACTCCCTGCAGGTGAAGGAGGAACCCAAGTCCCCGCACACGCATGTGCTGGTCCTGTCTTCGTGGCGCTCTGGCTCCTCTTTTGTAGGGCAGCTTTTTGGACAGCACCCAGATGTCTTTTACCTGATGGAGCCCGCCTGGCACGTGTGGATGACCTTCACACAAAGCACAGCCCAGAGGCTGCATATGGCTGTGCGGGACCTCATTCGGGCTGTCTTTCTGTGTGACATGAGTGTCTTTGATGCCTACATGAATCCTGGCCCCCGGAAACAGTCCAGCCTATTCCAGTGGGATGGCAGCCGGGCCCTGTGTTCCCCACCTGCCTGCAACCTCTTCCCGCGAGATAAGATCATACCCCAGGCCCACTGCAGGATTCTGTGCCACCAGCAGCCCTTCGAGGTGGTGGAGGAGGCCTGCCGCACCTACAGCCACGTGGTGCTCAAGGAGGTGCGCTTCTTCAACCTGCAGGTGCTCTACCCTCTGCTGAGAGACCCTTCCCTCAACCTGCACATTGTGCACCTGGTCCGGGACCCCCGCGCAGTGTTCCGGTCCCGAGAACACACCACGAATGAACTTAAGATTGATAGCCACATTGTGATGGGGCAGCATTGGCAGAAACTCAAGGAGGAGGATCAACCTTACTATGCGATGCAAGTCATCTGCCAAAGCCAGCTGGAGATCTTCAAAGCTGTACAGTCCTTGCCCAAAGCCCTAAGGCAGCGCTACCTGCTCGTGCGCTATGAGGACTTGGTCCGGGACCCCCTGGGCCAAACTGCCCGAATGTATGAATACGTAGGGCTGAAATTCTTGCCCCGGCTCCAGACTTGGGTACATAATATCACTCGAGGCAAGGGCATGGGTAAGCACGCCTTCCACACAAATGCCAGGAATGCGCTCAATGTCTCTCAGGCCTGGCGCTGGTCCCTGCCTTATAAAAAGGTTTTTCGACTTCAGAAAGTCTGCAGGAATACCATGAACCTGCTGGGCTACCACCTTGTCACATCAGACCAAGAGCAGAAAAATCTGTCGCTGGATCTTCTGTCTACCTGGAGCCCCTATGAGCTGGTCTACCAAGAGGATTAA